Proteins from a genomic interval of Streptomyces fodineus:
- a CDS encoding ABC-F family ATP-binding cassette domain-containing protein: MISASGIELRAGARVLIENATFRVAKGDRIGLVGRNGAGKTTLTKCLAGEGIPAAGQITRSGEVGYLPQDPRTGDLDVLARDRILSARGLDVLIRKMRENEERIANGKGGTREKALKQYERQETEFLTKGGYSAEAEAATIAAALNLPDRVLGQPLHTLSGGQRRRIELARILFSDADTLLLDEPTNHLDADSIIWLRDYLKTYRGGFIVISHDVDLVDTVVNKVFYLDANRSAIDIYNMGWKLYQQQREADEKRRKRERANAEKKAAALNAQADKMRAKATKTVAAQNMARRAEKLLSGLEEVRMSDKVAKLRFPEPSPCGKTPLMAEGLSKSYGSLEIFTDVDLAIDKGSRVVILGLNGAGKTTLLRLLGGVEKPDTGRVVPGHGLKLGYYAQEHETLDPDRTVLENMRSAAPDMDLVEVRKVLGSFLFSGDDVDKPAGVLSGGEKTRLALATLVVSSANVLLLDEPTNNLDPASREEILGALRTYKGAVVLVTHDEGAVEALQPERIILLPDGVEDLWGSDYADLVALA, translated from the coding sequence GTGATCTCCGCCTCCGGTATCGAGCTGCGCGCCGGTGCGCGCGTCCTCATCGAGAACGCCACCTTCCGTGTCGCCAAGGGCGACCGCATCGGCCTCGTCGGCCGTAACGGCGCCGGCAAGACCACCCTCACCAAGTGCCTGGCCGGCGAGGGCATCCCGGCCGCCGGCCAGATCACCCGCTCCGGCGAGGTCGGCTACCTCCCGCAGGACCCCCGCACCGGCGACCTGGACGTCCTCGCCCGGGACCGGATCCTGTCCGCGCGCGGGCTCGACGTGCTGATCCGCAAGATGCGCGAGAACGAGGAGCGGATCGCCAACGGCAAGGGCGGCACCCGCGAGAAGGCCCTCAAGCAGTACGAGCGCCAGGAGACGGAGTTCCTCACCAAGGGCGGGTACTCCGCCGAGGCCGAGGCCGCCACCATCGCCGCCGCCCTCAACCTGCCCGACCGCGTCCTCGGCCAGCCGCTGCACACCCTCTCCGGCGGTCAGCGCCGCCGGATCGAGCTGGCCCGCATCCTCTTCTCGGACGCGGACACCCTGCTGCTCGACGAGCCGACCAACCACCTCGACGCGGACTCGATCATCTGGCTGCGCGACTACCTGAAGACCTACCGCGGCGGGTTCATCGTGATCTCCCACGACGTCGACCTGGTCGACACGGTCGTCAACAAGGTCTTCTACCTGGACGCGAACCGGTCGGCGATCGACATCTACAACATGGGCTGGAAGCTCTACCAGCAGCAGCGCGAGGCCGACGAGAAGCGCCGCAAGCGGGAGCGCGCCAACGCCGAGAAGAAGGCCGCCGCCCTCAACGCCCAGGCCGACAAGATGCGCGCCAAGGCCACCAAGACGGTCGCCGCGCAGAACATGGCCCGCCGCGCCGAGAAGCTGCTCTCCGGCCTCGAAGAGGTCCGGATGTCCGACAAGGTCGCCAAGCTGCGCTTCCCGGAGCCGTCGCCCTGCGGCAAGACCCCGCTGATGGCCGAGGGCCTGTCGAAGTCGTACGGCTCGCTGGAGATCTTCACCGACGTCGACCTCGCCATCGACAAGGGCTCGCGGGTGGTCATCCTCGGCCTCAACGGCGCCGGCAAGACGACCTTGCTGCGCCTCCTCGGCGGCGTCGAGAAGCCCGACACCGGCCGGGTCGTCCCCGGCCACGGCCTCAAGCTCGGCTACTACGCCCAGGAGCACGAGACCCTGGATCCCGACCGCACCGTCCTGGAGAACATGCGCTCGGCCGCCCCCGACATGGACCTGGTCGAGGTGCGCAAGGTGCTGGGCTCGTTCCTCTTCTCCGGCGACGACGTCGACAAGCCGGCCGGTGTCCTCTCGGGCGGCGAGAAGACCCGTCTCGCCCTGGCGACCCTGGTCGTCTCCTCGGCGAACGTGCTCCTCCTCGACGAGCCGACCAACAACCTCGACCCCGCCAGCCGCGAGGAGATCCTCGGCGCCCTGCGCACCTACAAGGGCGCGGTCGTCCTCGTCACCCACGACGAGGGCGCCGTCGAGGCGCTCCAGCCGGAGCGGATCATCCTGCTCCCGGACGGCGTCGAGGACCTGTGGGGCTCCGACTACGCGGATCTCGTCGCCCTGGCGTGA
- a CDS encoding helix-turn-helix domain-containing protein, protein MAETLKKGSRVTGAARDKLAADLKKKYDSGASIRALAEETGRSYGFVHRMLSESGVTLRGRGGATRGKKAASS, encoded by the coding sequence GTGGCCGAGACTCTGAAGAAGGGCAGCCGGGTGACCGGCGCCGCGCGCGACAAGCTCGCGGCAGACCTGAAGAAGAAGTACGACTCCGGTGCGAGCATCCGGGCGCTGGCCGAGGAGACCGGCCGCTCGTATGGCTTCGTACACCGGATGCTCAGCGAGTCGGGCGTCACGCTTCGTGGGCGTGGCGGAGCGACCCGGGGCAAGAAGGCCGCATCGTCCTGA
- a CDS encoding enoyl-CoA hydratase/isomerase family protein, whose protein sequence is MASPDQDLAPVLDKDGVRLTVDDALATVTLTNPAKRNAQSPALWRALTEAGRLLPGSVRVVVLRGEGVSFSAGLDRQMFTPEGIPGEPTFIDLARRDDAGLDTSITEFQEAFTWWRRSDIVSIAAVQGHAIGAGFQLALACDLRVVADDVQFAMRETSLGLVPDLTGTHPLVGLVGYARALEICATGRFVGAAESVACGLANIAVPGGQLDDAVRDLAAALLAAPKDAVVETKALLRGAVDRTYDEQRAAERAAQARRLRDLAGLGE, encoded by the coding sequence ATGGCTTCGCCCGACCAGGACCTCGCTCCTGTACTCGACAAGGACGGCGTACGGCTCACCGTCGACGACGCGCTCGCCACGGTGACGCTGACCAACCCGGCCAAGCGCAACGCGCAGAGCCCCGCCCTGTGGCGGGCGCTCACCGAGGCCGGGCGGCTGCTGCCGGGCTCCGTCCGTGTCGTAGTGCTGCGCGGCGAGGGCGTGTCCTTCTCCGCCGGGCTGGACCGGCAGATGTTCACCCCTGAGGGGATCCCGGGCGAGCCGACCTTCATCGATCTCGCGCGCCGTGACGACGCCGGGCTCGACACGAGCATCACCGAGTTCCAGGAGGCGTTCACCTGGTGGCGGCGCAGTGACATCGTGTCCATCGCCGCCGTCCAGGGGCACGCCATCGGGGCCGGTTTCCAGCTCGCGCTCGCCTGCGATCTGCGGGTCGTCGCCGACGACGTGCAGTTCGCCATGCGCGAGACCAGCCTCGGCCTCGTCCCCGACCTGACCGGCACGCACCCGCTGGTCGGTCTCGTCGGGTATGCCCGCGCACTGGAGATCTGCGCCACCGGACGCTTCGTCGGCGCGGCGGAGTCGGTGGCGTGCGGGCTGGCCAACATCGCCGTACCCGGCGGTCAACTGGACGACGCTGTACGGGACTTGGCCGCGGCCCTGCTGGCCGCGCCGAAGGACGCGGTCGTAGAGACCAAGGCGTTGCTGCGGGGCGCGGTGGACCGTACGTACGACGAGCAGCGGGCGGCCGAACGGGCTGCTCAGGCACGCCGGCTCCGGGATCTGGCCGGCCTCGGCGAATGA
- a CDS encoding nucleopolyhedrovirus P10 family protein, which produces MTADRWTQEVRRQVGLGRLLPLGGPRDGAWIAEGAARTVLERAAAAGVPGVRLDALRLTLADPDEVDQPVVPAPPSALPPGPLRLSADFAATAAEPLPAVASRLRLTLATAAAERLGLVLREVDLRVTDLLESQEPAPEVRAPRPVPAREATDPDEARAAEAALSVPGVTGLTGSLGGLGRAIHLEERTAGTALAHRHARVELATGADHRAVEVARRVRAAVRDALEDRPTVAVLVTAVG; this is translated from the coding sequence ATGACGGCGGACCGGTGGACACAGGAAGTTCGGCGCCAGGTGGGGCTCGGCAGGCTGCTGCCGCTGGGCGGGCCACGCGACGGCGCGTGGATCGCGGAGGGCGCGGCCCGGACGGTACTGGAGCGCGCGGCGGCGGCCGGGGTGCCGGGGGTACGGCTGGACGCGCTGCGGCTGACGCTGGCCGATCCGGATGAGGTGGACCAGCCGGTCGTACCGGCTCCGCCGAGCGCCCTGCCGCCCGGCCCGCTGCGGCTGTCGGCGGACTTCGCGGCGACGGCCGCCGAGCCGCTGCCGGCGGTGGCGTCCCGGCTGCGGCTGACGCTGGCGACGGCCGCGGCGGAACGGCTCGGGCTCGTGCTGAGGGAGGTGGATCTGCGGGTGACCGACCTGCTGGAGTCGCAGGAGCCGGCCCCGGAGGTGCGTGCGCCGCGGCCGGTGCCCGCGCGGGAGGCCACGGACCCGGACGAGGCGAGGGCCGCCGAGGCCGCGCTGTCCGTCCCCGGCGTGACCGGGCTGACCGGCTCGCTCGGCGGCCTCGGCCGGGCGATTCACCTGGAGGAACGCACGGCTGGTACGGCGCTGGCGCACCGGCACGCGCGCGTGGAGCTGGCGACCGGCGCGGACCACCGGGCCGTCGAGGTGGCCCGGCGGGTCCGTGCGGCCGTACGAGATGCGCTGGAGGACCGGCCGACCGTGGCGGTGCTGGTGACGGCGGTCGGCTGA
- a CDS encoding Asp23/Gls24 family envelope stress response protein encodes MTDMTTTPEGDFEPQAPTRKTTRRGGGDPAARGRTTIADGVVEKIAGLAARDVVGVHTMGSGLARTFGAVRDRVPGGSKSVTRGVKAEVGEVQTALDLEIVVDYGVSIGDVARAVRENVIAAVERMTGLEVVEVNIAVSDVKLPEEEDEEPEPPRIQ; translated from the coding sequence ATGACCGACATGACGACGACCCCAGAGGGCGACTTCGAGCCACAGGCGCCGACCCGCAAGACCACCCGCCGAGGCGGCGGCGATCCGGCGGCCCGTGGCCGGACCACCATCGCCGACGGCGTAGTCGAGAAGATCGCGGGTCTCGCGGCCCGGGACGTGGTCGGCGTCCACACCATGGGCAGCGGCCTGGCCCGCACCTTCGGCGCCGTACGGGACCGGGTGCCGGGCGGCTCGAAGTCGGTGACGCGGGGTGTGAAGGCCGAGGTCGGCGAGGTGCAGACCGCGCTCGATCTGGAGATCGTCGTGGACTACGGCGTCTCGATCGGCGATGTCGCCCGCGCCGTGCGGGAGAACGTGATCGCCGCCGTGGAGCGCATGACCGGGCTCGAGGTGGTCGAGGTCAACATCGCGGTGAGCGACGTCAAGCTGCCCGAGGAAGAGGACGAGGAGCCCGAGCCGCCCCGGATCCAGTGA
- a CDS encoding Asp23/Gls24 family envelope stress response protein: MTAETDAVRPASAPVPAGERGATRIADRVVAKIAAQAAREALPPLPAGAVAPHATVVVQQETARVRVHLELAYPCDIGARCAAVRRHVAERVSALVDMEVPGVAVQVERLHPAPHGRA; the protein is encoded by the coding sequence GTGACCGCCGAGACCGACGCGGTCCGACCGGCGTCGGCCCCCGTGCCGGCGGGCGAGCGCGGCGCCACCCGGATCGCCGACCGGGTCGTGGCGAAGATCGCCGCGCAGGCCGCCCGCGAGGCGCTGCCGCCGCTGCCCGCCGGCGCGGTGGCCCCGCACGCCACGGTGGTCGTCCAGCAGGAGACGGCCCGCGTCCGGGTCCACCTCGAACTCGCCTACCCCTGCGACATCGGCGCCCGCTGCGCCGCCGTGCGTCGTCATGTCGCCGAGCGGGTAAGCGCGTTGGTGGACATGGAGGTGCCCGGCGTCGCCGTCCAGGTCGAACGGCTGCACCCGGCACCGCACGGGAGGGCGTGA
- a CDS encoding DUF6286 domain-containing protein, translating into MSEPRTTTPTLDKDPGTTPPAPADGSGRFWSARRVPAAVVAVLLLAAAGLLLYDIAAVRAHRPAMHWRRALARQLAERPLDDVWVLAGAAVTVVLGLWLIALAVTPGLRGLLPMRRPHPDVRAALRRDAAALLLRDRALDVTGVRSVRVRMRRKRAEVRVVSHFRDLDEVGADLYTALTEAIQQLGLPRPPTLSVQVTRPGRKG; encoded by the coding sequence ATGAGCGAGCCGCGGACGACCACCCCGACCCTCGACAAGGACCCCGGCACCACCCCGCCCGCCCCCGCCGACGGCAGCGGCCGCTTCTGGTCGGCGCGCCGCGTCCCGGCCGCCGTCGTCGCGGTCCTGCTGCTGGCGGCCGCCGGCCTTCTGCTGTACGACATCGCCGCCGTACGCGCCCACCGGCCCGCGATGCACTGGCGCCGCGCCCTGGCCCGGCAACTGGCCGAACGGCCCCTGGACGACGTCTGGGTGCTGGCCGGCGCGGCCGTCACCGTCGTCCTGGGCCTGTGGCTGATCGCCCTCGCGGTCACGCCGGGACTGCGCGGACTGCTGCCCATGCGGCGCCCGCACCCCGACGTCCGCGCCGCGCTCCGGCGTGACGCGGCGGCGCTGCTGCTGCGCGACCGGGCCCTGGACGTCACCGGGGTCCGGTCGGTGCGGGTGCGGATGCGCCGCAAGAGGGCCGAGGTCCGTGTCGTCTCGCACTTCCGTGACCTGGACGAGGTCGGCGCCGACCTGTACACCGCACTCACGGAGGCGATCCAGCAGCTCGGCCTGCCCCGGCCCCCCACGCTGTCCGTGCAGGTGACACGGCCCGGGCGGAAGGGGTGA
- the amaP gene encoding alkaline shock response membrane anchor protein AmaP, whose translation MRRGVLHRVLLALVGLFLLVLGATVLAVGLGAPPPSWWIHAGPHDVLLSRSERTHWRDTNWWWPTVVGGLAVLLLLALWWLTTVLRRRRPAEILIDTGDGASALLRARALESALAEDAVQQEGVAHAEVILRGSRTAPTARVRLHLERDMDPATALHEFTTRALTHARESAGLASLRAEVHLRGVKHRAGRVT comes from the coding sequence ATGCGCAGGGGTGTCCTCCACCGTGTACTGCTGGCCCTCGTGGGCCTGTTCCTGCTGGTGCTCGGCGCTACGGTGCTGGCCGTCGGCCTGGGTGCGCCGCCGCCCTCCTGGTGGATCCACGCCGGCCCGCACGACGTGCTGCTCAGCAGGTCCGAACGCACGCACTGGCGGGACACGAACTGGTGGTGGCCGACGGTCGTCGGCGGCCTGGCCGTCCTGCTCCTGCTCGCCCTGTGGTGGCTCACGACGGTCCTGCGCCGCCGCAGGCCGGCCGAGATCCTCATCGACACCGGCGACGGCGCGTCGGCACTCCTGCGCGCCAGGGCCCTGGAGTCGGCCCTGGCCGAGGACGCCGTCCAGCAGGAGGGCGTGGCCCACGCGGAGGTCATCCTGCGGGGCAGCCGTACGGCACCCACGGCACGGGTCCGGCTCCACCTGGAGCGGGACATGGACCCGGCAACGGCCCTGCACGAGTTCACCACCCGGGCGCTGACCCACGCCCGCGAGTCGGCGGGCCTGGCATCGCTTCGGGCGGAGGTACACCTGCGGGGCGTGAAACACCGTGCGGGAAGGGTCACTTGA
- a CDS encoding SDR family oxidoreductase gives MDLGLKDRVYVVTGASRGLGNAAARELVADGAKVVISGRDGKRVAEAAAELGPNAVGLAVDNADADAPERLIAAAREHFGGFHGLLVSVGGPAPGFVADNTDEQWLGAFESVFLGAVRLARAASAELEPGGVIGFVLSGSVHEPIPGLTISNGLRPGLAGFAKSLADELGPRGIRVVGLLPARIDTDRVRELDSLSADPEATRAANESRIPLRRYGTPQEFGKAAAFLLSPAASYLSGVMLPVDGGMRHGF, from the coding sequence ATGGATCTTGGACTGAAGGACCGGGTGTACGTCGTCACCGGGGCGAGTCGTGGGCTGGGCAACGCCGCCGCGCGGGAACTCGTCGCCGACGGGGCGAAGGTCGTGATCAGCGGCCGGGACGGGAAGCGGGTGGCCGAGGCCGCCGCCGAACTGGGTCCGAACGCGGTGGGCCTGGCCGTGGACAACGCCGACGCCGATGCCCCGGAGCGGCTGATCGCGGCCGCCCGTGAACACTTCGGCGGCTTCCACGGCCTGCTGGTGAGCGTGGGCGGTCCGGCGCCGGGGTTCGTCGCGGACAACACCGACGAGCAGTGGCTGGGCGCGTTCGAGTCGGTGTTCCTCGGTGCGGTGCGCCTCGCTCGCGCGGCGTCGGCCGAGTTGGAGCCGGGCGGGGTCATCGGGTTCGTGCTGTCCGGGTCGGTGCACGAGCCGATTCCGGGGCTGACCATCTCCAACGGGCTGCGGCCCGGACTCGCCGGCTTCGCCAAGTCGCTCGCGGACGAGCTGGGGCCGCGCGGGATCCGGGTCGTGGGCCTGCTGCCGGCGCGTATCGACACCGACCGCGTGCGTGAGCTGGACTCGCTGTCCGCCGACCCCGAGGCCACCCGGGCCGCCAACGAGTCCCGGATCCCGTTGCGGAGGTATGGGACGCCACAGGAGTTCGGGAAGGCGGCCGCCTTCCTGCTCTCGCCCGCCGCGTCGTATCTGAGCGGGGTCATGCTGCCCGTGGACGGGGGCATGCGCCACGGGTTCTAA
- a CDS encoding glycoside hydrolase family 15 protein, with amino-acid sequence MDARIEDYALIGDEQTAALVGRNGSIDWLCLPRFDSGACFARLLGDDDHGYWRIAPEGADTCTRRAYRPDTLVLDTEWETPEGTVRVTDLMPQRDRTPDVVRIVEGVSGRVTVRSTLRLRFDYGSIMPWVRRADGHRVAVAGPDSVWLRSEPAVRTWGEDFGTHSEFTLGEGDRVAFVLTWHPSHERRPPLNDPYEGLESSVTDWRRWARQCTYQGPYRDTVVRSLITLKALTYAPTGGIVAAATTSLPEQPGGVRNWDYRYCWLRDSTLTLGTLLTAGYHDEASAWRDWLLRAVAGNPADLQIMYGVAGERRLPECELPWLPGFVASSPVRIGNGAVEQLQLDVYGEVMDSLALARSSGLPQRPHMWGMQRSLMSFLESAWRQPDEGLWEVRGGRRQFVHSKVMVWVAADRAVKTLEEYKDLKGDLAGWRSLRDEVHKEVCEKGYDPERNTFTQYYGSRELDAALLLIPRVGFLPPDDPRVVGTVDAVRDDLGHGGFLRRYDTDDSVIDGLPSGEGAFLACSFWLADALHMTGREEEARELFDRLVRLVNDVGLLAEEYDPVRGFQLGNFPQAFSHIGLVNTALTLFGDDQAG; translated from the coding sequence GTGGACGCGCGCATCGAGGACTACGCCCTCATCGGCGACGAGCAGACCGCGGCGCTGGTCGGCCGGAACGGCTCGATCGACTGGCTGTGCCTGCCCCGCTTCGACTCCGGCGCCTGCTTCGCCCGGCTGCTGGGCGACGACGACCACGGGTACTGGCGGATCGCCCCCGAGGGAGCGGACACCTGCACGCGCCGCGCCTACCGGCCCGACACCCTCGTCCTCGACACCGAGTGGGAGACCCCCGAGGGCACGGTCCGCGTCACCGACCTGATGCCGCAGCGCGACCGCACCCCCGACGTCGTACGCATCGTCGAAGGGGTCAGCGGGCGGGTCACCGTGCGCAGCACCCTCCGCCTCCGCTTCGACTACGGCTCGATCATGCCGTGGGTGCGCCGCGCGGACGGGCACCGGGTGGCCGTCGCCGGGCCGGACTCGGTCTGGCTGCGCTCCGAGCCGGCCGTACGCACCTGGGGCGAGGACTTCGGCACCCACTCGGAGTTCACGCTCGGCGAGGGCGACCGGGTCGCGTTCGTGCTCACCTGGCACCCCTCGCACGAGCGGCGCCCGCCGCTCAACGACCCGTACGAGGGCCTGGAGTCCAGCGTCACCGACTGGCGGCGCTGGGCCCGGCAGTGCACCTACCAGGGCCCCTACCGGGATACGGTCGTCCGCTCCCTGATCACCCTCAAGGCCCTCACCTACGCCCCCACCGGCGGGATCGTCGCCGCGGCGACCACCTCGCTGCCGGAGCAGCCGGGCGGTGTGCGCAACTGGGACTACCGGTACTGCTGGCTGCGCGACTCCACCCTCACCCTCGGCACGCTGCTCACCGCCGGCTACCACGACGAGGCCTCGGCCTGGCGCGACTGGCTGCTGCGCGCGGTCGCCGGCAACCCGGCCGACCTGCAGATCATGTACGGCGTCGCGGGCGAGCGACGGCTGCCGGAGTGCGAGCTGCCCTGGTTGCCCGGCTTCGTCGCCTCCTCTCCCGTACGCATCGGCAACGGCGCCGTCGAGCAGCTCCAGCTCGACGTGTACGGCGAGGTGATGGACTCGCTGGCGCTGGCCCGCAGCTCGGGCCTGCCCCAGCGGCCGCACATGTGGGGGATGCAGCGTTCCCTGATGTCGTTCCTGGAGTCGGCCTGGCGGCAGCCGGACGAGGGCCTGTGGGAGGTGCGCGGCGGCCGGCGGCAGTTCGTGCACTCCAAGGTGATGGTGTGGGTGGCCGCCGACCGCGCCGTGAAGACGCTGGAGGAGTACAAGGACCTCAAGGGCGACCTGGCGGGCTGGCGCAGCCTCCGCGACGAGGTCCACAAGGAGGTGTGCGAGAAGGGGTACGACCCCGAGCGCAACACCTTCACGCAGTACTACGGCTCCCGCGAACTCGACGCGGCGCTGCTGCTCATCCCGCGCGTCGGCTTCCTGCCGCCCGACGACCCACGGGTGGTCGGCACGGTCGACGCGGTCCGCGACGACCTCGGGCACGGCGGCTTCCTGCGCCGCTACGACACCGACGACTCGGTGATCGACGGCCTGCCGAGCGGCGAGGGCGCCTTCCTGGCCTGCTCGTTCTGGCTGGCCGACGCCCTGCATATGACGGGCCGGGAGGAGGAGGCTCGCGAGCTGTTCGACCGGCTGGTGCGACTGGTCAACGACGTGGGGCTGCTGGCCGAGGAGTACGACCCCGTCCGCGGCTTCCAGCTGGGCAACTTCCCGCAGGCCTTCAGTCACATCGGGCTGGTGAACACCGCCCTCACGCTGTTCGGGGACGACCAGGCAGGATAG
- a CDS encoding DEDDh family exonuclease yields the protein MLEDRATAVSSPTQWPAAYPKGYAVVDVETTGLARDDRIISAAVYRLDERGEVEDHWYTLVNPERDPGPVWIHGLTSEVLEGAPLFGDIAEEFAARLDGRVLVAHNAVFDWQMIAREYARAEREAPVRQRLCTIALSKELGLPLPNFKLESLAAHYGVVQQRAHHALDDARVLAEAFRPSLRAAAAGGVRLPLLECRPLTEWADRPVPRQSSGGYGGYGGYRPSSWRPSRKKPACPYPNPGRYEDGKRLKQGMRVAFSGDTSVDRELLEDRATEAGLHVASSISRLTSLLVTNDPDSGTSKVVKARQFGTPVVDEAAFGQLLRDVEPADG from the coding sequence ATGCTCGAAGACCGTGCGACCGCAGTGTCCTCCCCCACCCAGTGGCCGGCCGCGTATCCGAAGGGATACGCGGTCGTTGACGTGGAGACCACCGGCCTGGCCCGGGACGACCGGATCATCTCGGCGGCCGTCTACCGGCTGGACGAGCGCGGTGAGGTCGAGGACCACTGGTACACGCTGGTCAACCCGGAGCGCGATCCGGGCCCCGTGTGGATACACGGCCTGACGAGCGAGGTACTCGAAGGGGCCCCGCTCTTCGGGGACATCGCCGAGGAGTTCGCGGCCCGGCTGGACGGCCGGGTGCTGGTCGCGCACAACGCCGTCTTCGACTGGCAGATGATCGCGCGGGAGTACGCGCGCGCGGAGCGCGAGGCGCCGGTGCGTCAGCGGCTGTGCACCATCGCGCTGTCGAAGGAGCTGGGGCTGCCGCTGCCCAACTTCAAGCTGGAGTCGCTGGCGGCGCACTACGGGGTCGTACAGCAGCGGGCGCACCACGCGCTGGACGACGCGCGCGTGCTGGCGGAGGCGTTCCGGCCCAGTCTGCGGGCCGCGGCGGCCGGCGGCGTACGGCTGCCGCTGCTGGAGTGCCGGCCGCTGACGGAGTGGGCGGACCGTCCGGTGCCCCGGCAGTCGTCCGGCGGATACGGGGGCTATGGCGGCTACCGGCCGAGCAGTTGGCGGCCCTCCCGCAAAAAGCCCGCATGCCCCTATCCCAACCCGGGCCGCTACGAAGACGGCAAACGCCTCAAACAGGGCATGCGGGTGGCGTTCTCCGGGGACACCTCCGTCGACCGCGAGCTGCTGGAGGACCGGGCCACCGAGGCCGGTCTCCATGTGGCGTCCAGCATCTCCCGGCTGACCAGCCTGCTGGTGACCAACGACCCCGATTCGGGCACGTCCAAGGTGGTCAAGGCGCGGCAGTTCGGCACGCCGGTCGTCGACGAGGCCGCGTTCGGGCAGCTGCTGCGCGATGTCGAACCGGCCGACGGGTGA
- a CDS encoding TetR/AcrR family transcriptional regulator produces MTSGARGALTREAVLDAAAALVKRHGPDALTMRGLAAALGTAVTSIYWHVGGREALLDALVERTMAELGEIRPSGRTPEQRVVGVARDLRRQLRDHPHLVALVHERGLTERMFLPAQRVLVREAHAAGLRGARAAEFVRAVQFQVVGHVLVERNRERAPVQRPGEEELWSAETAGDDPALARALARPVDTERLFLTAVRALVRALLPAGRPLPARASGPVG; encoded by the coding sequence ATGACGAGCGGGGCAAGGGGTGCGCTGACCCGGGAGGCGGTGCTGGACGCCGCTGCCGCTCTGGTGAAGCGGCACGGGCCTGACGCGCTCACGATGCGGGGCCTCGCCGCGGCGCTGGGTACCGCCGTGACGTCGATCTACTGGCATGTCGGCGGGCGTGAGGCGCTGCTCGACGCCCTGGTGGAGCGGACCATGGCCGAGCTCGGCGAGATCCGCCCGTCCGGACGCACGCCGGAGCAGCGCGTGGTCGGTGTCGCGCGCGACCTGCGCCGGCAACTGCGCGACCATCCTCATCTGGTGGCCCTGGTGCACGAGCGGGGGCTGACCGAGCGGATGTTCCTGCCCGCCCAGCGGGTCCTGGTGCGCGAGGCGCACGCCGCGGGGTTGCGCGGCGCGCGGGCCGCCGAGTTCGTCCGGGCGGTGCAGTTCCAGGTCGTCGGGCATGTGCTGGTGGAGCGCAATCGCGAGCGGGCCCCGGTGCAGCGTCCCGGCGAGGAGGAGTTGTGGAGCGCCGAGACCGCCGGGGACGACCCCGCGCTGGCGCGTGCGCTGGCCCGACCGGTGGACACCGAGCGGCTGTTCCTGACGGCGGTACGGGCGCTGGTGCGTGCGCTGCTGCCGGCCGGCAGACCCCTGCCCGCCCGCGCATCCGGCCCGGTCGGCTGA
- a CDS encoding acetoacetate decarboxylase family protein: MGRVRYGARTEREIAATRTASARLADIWSTGVVAVWETDPDAVAAVLPPPLKPTGSPLVRVNISTVDLPGYPLGAGSFAVAAAHGTVEGWYPLVMPMTHERALTGGREVFGEPKKLGEVTVERDGPAVRASLARHGIAFVEVRGTVSGGLPLPEPSRKTDFYFKFLPAVDGSGFDTDPVLVHCVRHEKVRRLERIAGEVVLRESAYDPVADLPVLRLLEITVGEKTGDQSGRAVERVDAQALLPYVHQRYDDPLQLHDAPPQGS, encoded by the coding sequence ATGGGACGCGTACGGTACGGCGCACGGACCGAGCGGGAGATCGCCGCGACGCGCACCGCGAGCGCGCGGCTCGCCGACATCTGGTCCACCGGGGTGGTGGCCGTCTGGGAGACCGACCCGGACGCGGTCGCCGCGGTGCTGCCGCCACCCCTGAAACCGACCGGCAGCCCGCTCGTGCGGGTGAACATCAGCACGGTCGACCTGCCCGGATACCCGCTCGGCGCGGGCTCGTTCGCCGTCGCCGCCGCGCATGGCACGGTCGAGGGCTGGTACCCGCTGGTCATGCCGATGACCCACGAGCGCGCCCTCACCGGCGGGCGCGAGGTCTTCGGCGAGCCCAAGAAACTCGGCGAGGTGACCGTGGAGCGCGACGGCCCCGCCGTCCGCGCGTCGCTGGCCCGGCACGGCATCGCGTTCGTCGAGGTGCGCGGCACGGTGAGCGGCGGGCTGCCGCTGCCGGAGCCGAGCCGCAAGACCGACTTCTACTTCAAGTTCCTCCCCGCCGTGGACGGCTCCGGCTTCGACACCGACCCGGTGCTGGTGCACTGCGTCCGCCACGAGAAGGTGCGCCGGCTGGAACGGATCGCCGGGGAGGTCGTCCTGCGCGAGTCGGCGTACGACCCCGTGGCCGACCTCCCGGTGCTGCGCCTGCTGGAGATCACCGTGGGCGAGAAGACCGGCGACCAGAGCGGCCGGGCCGTCGAACGGGTCGACGCCCAGGCCCTGTTGCCCTACGTCCACCAGCGCTACGACGATCCGCTGCAACTCCACGACGCGCCGCCCCAGGGGAGCTGA